The DNA region GTCTTCAAGCTGATTGAGTCATCTAGACTCGAGGTGTTTCTAAGCTCTTCTCTAGATATTTATGCACCAGAGTTGAAGGACTTCTATGCTAGATGATCTTTTTATACTGATGAGAAGATAATTATGCCTCTACATGAGCATACTCTTATGATCGATGAAGCTTTCTTCTATGTTATGTTGCAGTTCCCCACTGAAGGGCTAATTGATTTCTCTACTGTTCCTAAATCGGTGCTGGAAAAAATTAAGACCAAGTTTTATTCTAACAATGAGCCTATCAAGAcctttgggaagaaaatagagTTGAATATGGAGTACCAAATCCTAGCTGATGTGGTATCCAATCCAATTTTGGTTAAGGCATTTCTTTTTATGCCATTACAATTGAGAAATTCTTGGTGATCTATTATTAATTCTCTTCCAGACGCTTAAGTCTATGATATCTTCAGAGAAGCAATCCCATGTATTTGTCATTCCTCTTAGCCGACTATTTGAAGATGATGGTGCTCCTTTGAGTGAGCCAATTACTCTTTACAAGTTCAAGACCTTAAATGTGCAGAATGTGATAGCATTGAGGCATAAAATCAGCAACAAAAACTTTTGGATGAAGTGCCACCATATTTTCAGCATCAAGCATGGTGGCTGCGGAACCATCTTTGTCAGCAGTAAACTTGAAATGCATCCTTGAGAAGTTTGTTGATTTGCAAAGCAAAATCGGTGGTGTTCTTTTTTCATCTTAGATATGGTTTTTAAAAAGATAGAAGCCTAGTTAACTTAAGGTCATCTCCAACCCAAAACTCTATTTTAAAGCAACTTTACTCtaaaatagtgcagtttctgcaccaaatacaatattcatctccaacccatatacttcaaatcttactctaaaaaagaatattctcgaaatattcttttttattttatttatttcatttttttataagttattaaatatatattttttaaatttagtgatataattataattacattttatattgaatatatttaatattatatttttaataaatatgataatattacaaaaatattaatttaattattttaaatatattattgaaatcTATATTATACGATTGAAATAGAAATAATTTCAATTggtgaaataaaattaatacatgacattattgatgatttagtttgtttatcttttattatatttgtatttaaattatctgaattcgaattcgtatttttattttaattgtgtacttgaatgtttaaatattattcaataaatttgtgtgttagacgtttaattataaaattattgtaaaatactttgtaaattttttattttttaaaaaaataatttaaaaacaaaattagaagaaaatgaaagaTACACACCAGAAGAAATTTAGTTTCCACCTACCAGAAGAAATTCGTACGCCCAAAACTTTCCACCTACCGGAAGAAAATGAAAGATACACACCCCACGGTCATAAGCTTCAATTGAGCGCAATTCTGGAGATCTCGCGTGGAAAGTTTCCGGTCATCTTAAATCATCAGAAGGTAAATCGATGTATTTGGATATAAAAATCGGGTTCGGTGGCTGTCCTATAAATCTTGATgtattttcgattttttttattttttatttataatcttGAATTGACATTGAACTGTGCTGGGAATACTTGAGAAAATTGAGAGCTTGTAAATTTGAGACGCCCCGTTTAGGATTTAGAGTTGGAAGGAGTTGACTTCAGAGCTTAATATTCCCCAAACCACATATTTAAATGGAAAATTAACTAAGTCCTTTTGGaaatcattttttattattgttgttgttatcTGCAATTCTCCCTCGTTTGTTCAAATATACATTAGCAAAATATTGCACAAACATTAGAATTAGCATATACTACTGATAATAATCATAGATTAAATCAAAatgtttcaaaaatttaaatgtaataAATGGATATTTAATCTGTTTGTGGCGGAGAATATAGTAAAGTCTCCTAAAAACATTTGTATTATGGAGTGGGGTGTGGTTGAAGGAATAGGAATATagaatttaaataattgaggaatatttaatataaaaaaaactatatataatttgaaaaagaaaacaaaatgtAAGGTTGAGAAGTCAAAAGGTAAGATTTAATAATCTTAAATGGAAGATTAGACATTTTCTAATTCGATTTAAGGTGCAATTTGAATGGTAAGAATTATTTTGTCCCATGCAATTCCTTTTTACATGCTTGGATTGAAATATTATACATGTTCTAGTTCCAACTCATTTTGCTATGCACAGGACTAGAAtcattgatgtacttgttttgCTGAGTTTTGACAATGGTGAGTTATAAACTATTAATTGTTGttagttataatattttttgtctGCGTGTTGAAAAAGTTCTTGAATTTTTGTACATTTTAGGGGAAAACATATGTTGTCTTTGTTGGATGTGAACCAGGTATTTATGATACGTGGGGAGAAACATCTTCTAAAGTTACCGAACATAAGAGTGTTGTCCACCAGTCTTTCAAAAATAGAGATGAGGCAGAAAGAGCTTATGACGCATTTATGGTAAAACAAGCTGCAGGCACTTCTTCCAACTCTAGTGCAAATGAAAGTTCAAGTTTACCTACATTTTCAAGTTCAAATACGAGGGGAAAAGTTTCGCAGACAGAACAAATGAAGAAGTTGCAAGGGATAGAACAGAACTTGGATGAGATAAAGAAGAATTTGGAAGCGATTGTAGAGAATTTGAAATCTCTACAAATTAGTGACCATGATTAATTCATCCAAATTTCATCTACTCAATGGATTACTACAATATATGTTTGATTATGTTCTCGTGCTTAAATATTATGCTGTGGCACTCATGTTATGGAATATCAATATTAGCTATGCAATTCTATATGTCTTGCAAAATTAGTGAAGTTGCGTTTTATGGCCACATTTTATGGTACACACCTAATCTCCTGGTCTCATTTCAACATCTTGTGAGCTTCCTCTGTCAACTGAATTAAGAGTCTGTTTTTTCTGTCGATGAGAAACGACCACCAAATTTGGAATATCAGGGCTGATAGGGGTTCTCGCCAAGTTCAATCAACTCTAGCATCAATTTTTTTGAAGATGCTTCAATAAGGTCTCTGCCTGGAGGATTCTTTTCAACAGAAATAACAAGTGGATCCAATGCATAAAATGAACATTGCGTAAAAATGAATGACCAACATCGTAAAACTACTGTATATTCACTCAAAGTTCAATCAAAATGTATATTCAACATCGTGAAACTACTGTATATTCAATCAAAGTTCAATCAAAATGAACAATGCGTGAAAGTTCTCAGCATCTAGTATAGCTCGCACTTTCTCAGACCAACACAGTATATTCTGATTACAAAAGGAATCCTCTACTATGAAAATGAATGACTAGCAAGTTCCTGGCATTTTTCCAGGCACATATCTTCCTAGTTTCCTAGAATTAAACGTCATAAAACAGCACCGTGACCATTCAAGATATTGTATTTAGATATTTCATTCGTTCAAATATTACATACTAAAACAAAACACCGACGTCCAATAGCTAAAAACCTGCAATAAAGCATAGTGAAACTAAATGGGATACATGCAACGAAATTATGTGTGCTACTGTTTACAGTAGTTTGCAAttgaagttaaaaaattttagtaGCACAACATTCCAGCAATGTTATTTATCAGAAATCAGCAGATCACGACATTCCAGCAATTCAGTAGCACAACATTCCTCAGCTCGATCAGCCCCATTCCTGCAGAAAATATTGCATCAGAAATCAGCAGAGTACTATCTTATTATTATTCAAGGAATATGAACACAACTTCACAATGTTTTCCCAACAAAATATGTAATTAAAGTTTAACTTTAATATAGCACAAACATTTTAGCAGATCACTATCTTATTAAAATTTAGCACCATCCAACATAAATACATACAGATTAATTTCAGTCATCGAAGCCCATTCCAGTTGTCCACATGTTTGTACAACCTGTAAATATGAAGACGATGATTAGTGAAATATTATCAAAGAAACAAAATTTGAATTCGAAAAATAATTTATGTATTTGAGTTACCATCTATTGATCCAAAATCTTCTTCATCTGAGTTCTCATCTGTGTTATAATTATTTACAGTTGACCTGATAAACGAAGTTTGTCATCTGTactaatattaaaaaaattattaattttttaaaaaattaatcaataCATACCCGTCTTTCAAATTTGGACAATTGCGTTTGTCATGTGACACACCTCGACGCCCGCATCCACGACACTGTCTGCCCCTTGATGTTGACTTCTCCTTCGATGATTTTAGTCTCTTCCCACGTCCTTTTGTTCTTATTTCTGAAGGATCAATGATACCAATGGCTCCATCCAAGGTTCTCCTACTTTGAATTCCACTGCTTAATGTTCTATTAATATTCATCTCCTTTATTTTGTTATCAATAGAATCAAATTGTTCAGGCAAGAAGTTTGTCCCCTCATCACTGAAAGATGCAACATCAATTAAAGCTGAAGCTTTACAAGATAACCTCATATGTCTAGACATCAAACACCTATCTGGATCGTCGACCACATTTTGCTCAGCCATAGTGTATAGTACGCCAATCTTTGCATATTTTGTCCACCGTTTGAGTATATACTGATCAGGCAAGTGGAACACTTGGTTGATACGAAAGAATGCTAACATATGACTGCACGGAATACCCTCAAATTGAAATTTCATGCAACTACATGATATATCGTCTCTTTGTATGTCATGCGTAAGCAGCCTATGTTTGGCAAAAGAAGAACCTTGAAAATTAATGACATTGTAAACCCCAAACTCAATTCCGATAGATGCTTGTTGCACATAATAACCATGACTCAGACTAATTTCATTTTGAAACTCCAACCATTTGTTTTTCGTGTATACGTTCACCATTTGCAATTCCATTGGCCAGTGCGATTTAACCTTTGGCCGCTCGTTCATATCAGTATGATCGGCAACTAACTCATTGTGTCTTTGGTGTCGAAGTGCCTTATTGAAACGAATTATAAAATCCATCAATGAGTTCTTGCTACAAACGTACCTCTTGAAAAATGCATGTGAACTTTCAGACCTCTGACTACTTGACATTCCTGCAGAAAATACATGGTTGAAATAAGCCGGCACCCACTTATGCCGCAACTCATACATCAATGACAGCCAATCATTTTCTACCAAGTTAGCACAATTCATAACCTCTTCCCATGATCTCTCAAATTTAATAGAAGTTGTAGAATGTACAATGACATTTTTTATGCTTTGATAGTGGTCACGGAAAGTCACAGGGTTCAATTTATCTGGGAATTTGTTTAGAATGTGCCACAAACAATATCGATGTATTGTTTTAGGGAAAACTTCAGCTATGGCTTTCGTCATAGCAGGATCCTGGTCAGTTATGATCAAGTTTGGTGCTCCTTTAGGCATGGCTTCTAAAAACTTATTAAGCAACCAAACAAAAGAATCAGTTTTCTCATCACTCAAAAATCCACAACCGAAAACAATGgtttgatgatgatgattaactCCTACAAATGGTGCAAAAATCATCCCATATTTGTTGGTGTTATACGTTGTATCAAACACCACTACATCACCAAATGCAGTGTATGCCCTCCTTGAAACAGGATCCGCCCAAAAACACCGAATAAATCTTTTGTCTGAATCTGTCTCGtaatcaaaaaaaaaagttgaacTCTTGTCTTTCTCAGACAGAAAAAAATCAATCAATGTTTCGGCATCAATACCCTTGTGCTCATCCCTAAGCGTTTTCTTGTAACTTCTTTTATCTTTTTCTGTGCAACCTACATGTTCAGGCCCTCCATATTCTATTTCAAACAATCGCATTTGTTGACAAGTAGGTACATTCGCTTCTGCAAACTGTTGACTAAGTGCTTTCTTTGCTGCAGAAACAGTATGATGTGAGCGCAACAAATGCACCTTTGAAGGAGTTGATAGTGGATGATTATGACTTTCCATGAAGGTACTAACAACCCAACCAAGACCAGTCGTTCCTTCACAACTGAAATCTTTGACTTACATCCAGTTCTAATCTCACCACGAGCTATttccttttattgtaacgaccatggactattccgatcttgggctccctcaggggccttgtcccattttgggttcccactggggccttttccctcacggacTTTCccatgcgtcattactcatagggctctcc from Primulina tabacum isolate GXHZ01 chromosome 14, ASM2559414v2, whole genome shotgun sequence includes:
- the LOC142523726 gene encoding protein FAR1-RELATED SEQUENCE 5-like; this encodes MEENSGDELSYIPQVGDNQKPKIGMKFESLEEAFSFYNQYARESGFSARISKSKKTKKALSQQFAEANVPTCQQMRLFEIEYGGPEHVGCTEKDKRSYKKTLRDEHKGIDAETLIDFFLSEKDKSSTFFFDYETDSDKRFIRCFWADPVSRRAYTAFGDVVVFDTTYNTNKYGMIFAPFVGVNHHHQTIVFGCGFLSDEKTDSFVWLLNKFLEAMPKGAPNLIITDQDPAMTKAIAEVFPKTIHRYCLWHILNKFPDKLNPVTFRDHYQSIKNVIVHSTTSIKFERSWEEVMNCANLVENDWLSLMYELRHKWVPAYFNHVFSAGMSSSQRSESSHAFFKRYVCSKNSLMDFIIRFNKALRHQRHNELVADHTDMNERPKVKSHWPMELQMVNVYTKNKWLEFQNEISLSHGYYVQQASIGIEFGVYNVINFQGSSFAKHRLLTHDIQRDDISCSCMKFQFEGIPCSHMLAFFRINQVFHLPDQYILKRWTKYAKIGVLYTMAEQNVVDDPDRCLMSRHMRLSCKASALIDVASFSDEGTNFLPEQFDSIDNKIKEMNINRTLSSGIQSRRTLDGAIGIIDPSEIRTKGRGKRLKSSKEKSTSRGRQCRGCGRRGVSHDKRNCPNLKDGSTVNNYNTDENSDEEDFGSIDGCTNMWTTGMGFDD